A region of the Mustelus asterias unplaced genomic scaffold, sMusAst1.hap1.1 HAP1_SCAFFOLD_43, whole genome shotgun sequence genome:
tacaataagctttgataaagtgtcatctggactcgaaacgtccgcccttttcactccttacaggtgctgccagacattgggagattttgcagcattttctcttttctcatccgcagtaatttgcttttattcctgagtacaattgattgagatgattcgaagaaagatgaagatgatgcattaacgaatgggtagaaatcattgctcccttagatatttggcagaagaaggattttgaattttgatgttcgggataagtcgtacaatcagattgaaagtaacggttatcttcctgaattcagtgacatgggctctcagtctcaccatcggaacctgcagcaacacagcgtagttgaacattgcagacaggcagacttggtccccatggctgttccgtgtgtctggatgaagaactggttgttgaaggtgaagacattgtggtccaggatgaagcggatgagttgtaaaattgcctcATAAGAACagcatatggcgctcgactcatcgatcaacagttccgacccggcacagcaaaaaaccgcaccgacctcctcagaagacaaacacaggacatggtggacagagtacccttcgtcgtccagtacttccccggagcgaagaagctacggcatctcctccagagccttcaacatgtcattgatgaagacgaacatctcggcaAGGCCATCcgcacaccctcacttcttgccttcaaacaaccgcgcaacctcaaacagaccattgtccacagcaaactacccagccttcaggagaacagtgaacacgacaccacacaccctgccacagcaacctctgcaagacgtgccggatcatcgacacggatgccatcatctcacgtgagaacaccatccaccaggtacacggtacctactcttgcaactcggccaatgttgtctacctgatacgctgcaggaaaggatgtcccgaggcatggtacattggggaaaccatgcagacgctccgacaacgggtgaatgaacaccgctcgacaatcaacaggcaagtctgttctcttcctgtgggggagcacttcagcagtaacgggcattcagcctctgatcttcaggtaagcattctccaaggcggccttcacgacacacaacagcgcagagtcactgagcagaaactgatagccaagttccgcacacatgaggacggcctaaaccgggatgttggatttatgtcacattatcagtaacccccacagcttacctcctggacttgcaggctgtcctgtctggagacaatacacatctctttaacctgtgtttaatgcttcctccacccacattgtctgtatctttaagatctggttggctgtagggattcgcattctaatcagtattctgtaacttgattttgtatctctgtgccctgtttgagagcacatttccactccatctgacgaaggagcagcactccgaaagcgaatggtatttgctaccaaataaacctgctggactttaacctggtgttgttaaaactcttactgtaatcaGGACAATAACCAGAGACAGACAGCAGCCCCATAGTTCCAGTCTGAACACCAGAAACAGAGATAGTGACCAATGTCTGCATAACACCTGGAAATGGAGAAGTTGAAACAGTCAGTGGACTGTTATGAGGTCTCTCCTTCCATTTTTACATTTTCAAACATTCGCTTCCTCGAGAAGGGAATCGTGATTTttcataagtgatcagagagcgctCTCCCGTGGACGGCAATGCCGCACATtggaaacagatacacacacggccACCTGCAAAGACTGACACATATCCAggtaatggaatcatagaatcatagaatttgtacagtacagaaaaatgccattcggcccaccgatatGTACCGATCGCaagcctcccaggccctattcccgtaacctcatacatttactctgccaatccccctgacactagggtcaatttagcatggccagtcaaactaacctgcacatctttggactgtgggaggaaaccggagcacccaaggaaacccacgcagacacggggaaagcagATACACACACGGCCACGTGCAAAGACCAACATGTGTAAGGATATATAACCATATAGATATATGCCCAGGCACTGACATCAATTCTAACGTCCCTCGTTATAAATCCAGAATTATTCTGTAGATTTCTGACACATTAGTCTGAGTTGCTAACTATGAAAATACATGAATAACTCCAACTCCGTGTTCACTAGAAGCCTCGTGTACCGCACAGAATCAACAAAAGcatggacacagggacaagtaaacacagtgatcgattctcaaactgatcgactcaaacatagacacacagacactcactgagGAAGATAAACAATCAGATTAACACAGCCACTGACACACTGAAGAGAAGTGCACTCATTGACAACCTCAAAAACGTACTAGCTCCAGAGTAACTTTCTGAACTGGAATTCCCTGGGGTCGTGTCAGTGCGGCAATACCGTGTTAGATATTCATTGCGATGGAACTGTCCATTTTAACAACAAGAACagccagaaatctatttcttATCAATGGTGATCATTAATTGATGACTCAACAGTGGACACTTTTGGAGAATAAGCAATAATGGATGTATTTATTTTTACAGCCAAACACATTCTGGATGTGTCCatatcatgtttaaagtttatttattaatgtcacaagtaggattatattaatactgcaataaagttactgtgaaaatcccctcgtcgccatactccgctgcctgttcgggtacactaagagagaaatttaccatggcaatgcacctaaccagcacgtcgttcagactgtgggaggaaactgcatcaaatccacacagacacaggaagaacgtgcaaactccactcagacccaagccaggaatcgaacccgagtgcctggcgctgtgaggcagcagtgtgccactgtgccaccataaaatcatagaaacccatcgagtctgcaccgaccacaatcccacccaggccctaacccatatgccacccactaatgcctctaacctacgcatctcaggacactaaggggcaactttagcatggccaatcaacctaacccgcacacctttggaccgtgccaccccgtgtgaGGTCGGTGTAGGTAAGACAGATTCCCCACCCATTTTCGAGGTTGCCAGATCGGATGTTCGGGACACAGGAGGACAACACAAGGAGACTGCTTCAGGTATAGGTGATTAATTCTCCTCTGTTATATTCCATACTCTGTGGAAAGTTGTGGAGTTAATATTATACataattcagaaataatgagGAGATGCTTGATCTGATTAAACCCGTTTTCTAAATTCGATTTGAAATCAATTGCATAAATAAATATATGTTTAGATTGAAAACTACATTGGGAAGCTATATCCAATACTTCATGCCATTGGGTCAGTGAAACGTTGTTACCTAAAGCAAACTGTACATGGATTCCACAGAAACTCCTTCTTCAAATGGGGATTGGACAATGacttgaaagggagaaaaatcagcttcatggaatgagacgaggaaattgaaatgagagcaaagaacagtgcagcataggaacaggcccttcggcccaccaagccagcACCGACACGTCAGTTTGGTAGCTCATCATAAAACAGCTGGCATAGgcatggtgggtcgaagggcctcttattGTTCTTTGCCATTGCCAACCATTTTCAatcattacaacaatctgaggtccctatctgcttcaagaagacgaccatcatcccggtacctaagaaaaatcaagcagcatgccttaataactatccgccggtggctctgacatccatcattatgaagtgctttgaaaggtttgtcatggcacgaatcaattccagcctcccggactacctggatccactacagttgccgcaacaggtccacagcagacggcatttccctggccttgcactcaaccctggatcaccgagataacaaagacagactcctatttattgactacagctcagccttcaaaactattattcccacgaaactcatctccaaactgggCCTGGGCCTCTGCacctcctctgtgactggatcctgaacttcctaactcacagaccacaatctgtaaggatagacaacaacacctcctccacaatcatcctcaacaccagtacccAACAATgctgtgctctcagccccctactatactccttatacacccatgactgtgtgaccaaattccgctccaattcgattttcaagtttgctgacgacaccactatagtgggtcggatctcaaacaatgatgagacagagtacaggaatgaggtagagaatctggtgaattggtgcagcaacaataatctctcctgccatgccaacaaaacgaaggagattgtcatcgacttcaggaagcgtaaaggagaacatgcccctgtctacatcaacggggacgaagtagaaagggtcgagagcttcaagtttttaggtgtccagaccaccaactatctgtcctggttcctccgcccccccccccccttccccaatgccgacactataattaagaaagcccaccaacgcctctacttcctcagaagactaaggaaatttggcatgtcaactacgactctcaccaccttttacagatgtaccatagaaagcattctttctggctgtgtcacagcttggcatggctcctgctctgctcaagactgcaaggaactacaaaaggtcgtgaatgtgcccaatacatcacacaaaccagcctcccatccattgaatctgtctacacttccgctgcctcggcaaagcggccagcataattaaggactccatgtccccgggcattctctctttcagcttcttccttcgggaaaaagatacaaaagtctgaggtcacataccaaccgactcaagaatagcttcttccctgctgctgtcagacgtttgaaaggacttaccttgcattaagttgatctttctctgcaccctagctatgactgtaacactgcattctgcacactctcatttccttctctatgaacggtatgttttgcctgtatagcgcgcaagaaacaatacttttcgctgtatgttaatacatgtgacaataataaatcaaatcaaagtcattcTTCGATCAATATGTCTACAGCAGTCCCAATGAatgttgcaacatttcaagagAGTTCCATTGTGTCCTACGGACGCCAGCAGTTTCTGTAGTGTAATGGTGGTTGCATTTAACTCAGACACAAAAGTCCCTAGTTCAAAACCATGCCGAAATATTATTAACATTTGTTCATTAAGAGTGAGGGAAGTTTACATGATTGAAATTTGTTGCTCAACATTATCCGAAACTCAATATTAAAGCCATGTTATCTTTGCTCTGTCCTCGGCCTCAAAatctttcagcaaaatcagagatcttgtatttttatgacttaatgagaggaaatagatgttgctgtTTTGACACCGTGGACATATCAGCAACTCAttcagtccacaacagaatttaatggctttGTTGATGCAGACTAACAAAGTGAATCATCATCTGAACCATGTCTAATAgtattgtgtgctcaaaaaggcagacacaagtgaaactgtaactgaactagaggaatTGGCGCACATTGCGCGGCACCATTATTTTAACATCGTTCTTCAGAGTAAACAAAGAGGGAAAACGACTCAGACAGttgaggaaatcgagaatcagtgcgGATGTACTGGACTTTCCTACAGCTGAATGGGATTTAGACGTCTGAGTGTTTCATACAGAGAATAAAGAGGGGTCAGGTATAACTAACAAATCATTCTTAAATCTATTCCctttaaagatatttgattttgttCAAAAGCTGATTGTGGTCAATCTCAATGAAGCACCGTGACATGTGTATTACCCAGTGATTCGATTCCTTTCgttggtcagccatgtttgaaatTCAATGTTGTCTATTTCGGAGATATGTCATTCAGAATGAGGAGATatgtaattaataaaaatatattaatattaaacattgaacaacgaacaaatactgggtagaattggttgaaattattcgaaggaagatgagaatgatgcattaatgattgagcagaaatcattgcttccTTCGATATTTGCCCGACGACCGCTTTTAAAGGTTGAAGTTCAAGATAACTTGAGAAATCAGGTTGAAAGAAACGATTTTTGTCTTgtattcagtgacatgggctctcagtataACCAttcgaacctgcagcaacacagtggaGTTGAACATTGTGGCCAGGCCAATTGGCGGCGCTATGCAATCAGTTGTTTCTGttgtgtagtggttatcacgttcaccccacacgcgaaaggtccccggttcgaaacTGGGCAGAAACATTCACTTTATTTAGTGTGAGGGAAGTTTTGCATGGTcgttgttgctgaacattatccgattCTCCATGTTGCAGCCGTGTTATCTTTGCTCGGAACTCGGCCACAAAtgctttcagcaaaatcagaaatgctgtattttaagacgcaatgaggaaataaaagtTTGTACTTTTAACACCGTGCGCATATTAGCAACTTGTTCAGTCCATAACAGAATTTAAAGGATGTATaaatgcagactaacatagttaatcaccatctgaaacatgtgtaatagtagtgtgtgctcataaagacagacacaagtgaaagtgtaactgaactagaggaaatggcgcacatttcccggaagcatatttttaaaattgttcttcataataaagaaatggaaaaaaaatcactgaGGCAGATGAGTAAATCGAAACTCAGCGTAGATCTGCTGGACTTTCCTATAGATGAACgggatttaggcgccagaatgtttcacatgcagaataaagagggatcaagtataactagcaaatcattattaaatcttttccctttaaagatatttgatattgtttaaaagctgactgtctcaaataggcaccatgggatgtgtattacccagtgactcgatttcttttattggtcagtcaagtttgcaattcaatgttgcatattcccgagatattcaattcagaatgaagaCGTATGTATTAAATACATGTATTAATATTTAATATCGAATAACAAAACAAATATTGAGTAACTAGCCAACAATacaagtctggatggcccttcgtcagagctaagagcaaagaaaagcagaaaagatttaaattatgGGTGGAAGGCGGGTGCTGTAAGTGGACAAAGGGAATCCAAATTAGGATAAAGACGGCTGAGAGAGATGCTAAAAATGTCCATTAAGCAatcagaatggcagagcagaggtaAATGTGGttaaggcagttgccctgaaagaggagtgttggggggggggggggggggggcggggggtgcgtgGGAGGGAGGCAAGAAGGAGAGCAGGAATCAAGAAATAGAAAAATGGAAGCGAGAAAGAAGTATGATAAAAATgggtgaatgagatgaaaagaagaaacagaatgaaatgaaataaatggaaaggggATAAACGtgcaggggagagttcatgctctgaagttgttgaactcaatgtttagtctggaaggctgtaaagtgttcaatcaaaagatgaggtgctgtccctccagtttgcgttggggttcactagaacattgcaaagtgccaaggatggacatgtggacaggagagcagggtgctgTGTTGAAGCGGCAAGAACTGGAagttctgggtcctgcttgcaggcggactgaaggtgttcagcaaagcgatcacccagtttgtgtttggtctctccaatgtaggagAGTAGACTTCATGGGGaggagcgaatgcaatagactagACTGAAGGAGatgcatgtgaagcgctgcttcacctgaaaggggtgtttaggacctgggatggtgagcagggaggaggtaaagggggcaggtgttgcaccctcTACCATTGCATGGGAAGATGCTGTGGGCAGAGGATGGGATGTTGGGTGGGATGGAGGCGTGGACCAGGCTGTCCCAGAGACAACCTTCCGCGTGAAATGCTgttgggtgtgaggggagaggtgaAGATGTGTTGAGGAGTGGCTTCATGCTGGAATTGGCagcaatggcggaggatgatactTTGAACACGGAGGCTGGTCTCTGGTCTGGTAAAACGTGAGGACGTGGGAACCCTGTCCTCTTTCtaggagggagggggtgcaagCAGTGGCCTGGGGCATGAGTTGGACACAGtcaagagccctgtcaaccacagtgggtggactccgcacagtcacccaaggcaagaaTCAAATCCAGATCCCAAGCACTgtaaatgctaaccactgttccactcgGAAGGATCAGCCTGGTGGTAGCTTTACTCATGATATCCAGTTGCACTGGAGGTAGAATGGGaaggaaataaaagtaaaatactgcggatgttggaattgggaaatttaaactgaaaatactggataaactcagcagacctggcggcatctgtggagaaacctaTTAACAATGGATTCTTATAATTTTGGTTGCTGAATGAGTAGACAAGGTCCTTTCGGTTTTATTGACGTTCTATGCGGCGTTACGGTTGAAGCGATAAAAGCAATATTTTAAATATCTCTGAAATTAAGTGATGTCCATCTTTGTGTGGGGCAGACGTCCTCCGTTTGGACAGAAGATGAAGAACCAATGTGCCCTTAACAAAGATGGCGGCGACGTGGGGGCGGGGCAATGGGCGGTGTACGCAGAACGCTGAGGAGGTTGGGATCGCACATGCGCATTGCAGCGGAGTGTTTTGTTGACGGAAGCGCGCGGGTTCTTCTCTGGATCGGAATCAGATTTGAAAGGGGGAACGGTTAACGGTGGCAGGCGTTGCCATGGCGGCAGGGGCGGGGCTCGCCAACAGCGCGCGCTGGCACACGTGGACCCTCGAGCTCAACCTGAGCGACAGTGGCAGCAGGTGCGGAGGCCGCGCGGGGAGCCGGGGGCTCGAGTAGGAGGCAAGCCGGGTCAGCTCGCCTCTCCAGCGGAGGCGACCTGGGGATGTGACACCAACCCAAAACTTCTCAACTTCGGGTTATTCACGCCTCTTTTACCCCTCACCGAGCtcctcagcacaaagcagcccctcaaatcccccacaaaccactcagaccccacttggcatcttttccccaggtcataaccctgagatgcccttttggtttcagcccctccacctgGTCACGTGCCAActgcggtggtggttggaggaacgattggtcgtttccagggccgggtgctgaactggatctctctcaatatCCCTCAGTTTGTTTTCAAGATACAATTTGGTACATCTGGTGATTTGTCACTTTGTCCCTAAATGGAGGGCAAGCGGATTGGCACCCTGATTATCAATTCACACTAAATCCACTTCTGCATCCCTCCATTACCCTGGCAGTTTGGTACACGCAATGGCAGTGTGTGTCTGAGGTTTGCCCAAGCTTTAATTCGTGCTGGCACTATTGCCACCACGTTGGGGTCctcaacagagagactccctcttgagaaaaggtcttgaaagggtgaccaatttgtgttttctgtttctcataGGAGCCGTGATCAACAGTGTGGCCAGAGAGACTCCACGTGCCCAGTCGCATGTTCGGACAAACAGCTACCAGACATCTGCGTCCAAGAAACAGACCGGATCCTGGTCGAGAAAGTAAGTTGGATTTGAATGTGTCTTTAGTGTGTGACTGACAACGCCCCTGGTTTGTCCACGGTGGTGAAGTACCTTGGTGAACCACAGCAGCCTGTGTGATAAAGGGTTAATCGTCATCCTTACTTCCAGGCCTGGGTATAAGATCAGCATATGGCCTCCCCTAACCGGCCCCCTTTACTGATACACtgctcactttctgttttcagtCCTGCTGGGACATCGCCTTGGACCCACTGAAACAGTTGCCCATGAATCTGTTCATCATGTACATGGCTGGCAACACCATCTCCATCCTCCCTATCATGATGTGTGCATGATGGCCTGGAGACCCATACAGGCCTTCATGTCCATGTCTGCAAGTGAGTATTGTACTGAatctacagctcagaaacagctctGAACCGGCATCACTTGAGTGCAGCTTAGAATATAATTCTGGGAGTTGGGTAATTAAGGGAGTTAGGGAAGGAAGGGAAAGAGGTGCccttttgctttctaactttctcaGCCTTTGGGAAGTGATCTTACTCTTCGACAGGAGAAGAAGCCAGATTTTTGGTGAGTATCTGCTCAGTAACGAAGATTTATTCTGTTCCTAAGGATCAAAATAGtggtaaggttaataaaataCTTAAAAACCAAAATAAATTATCATTGGATAAAAGAAATAGTTTATCAGTACACATTCAAGCTGCAGCATTTGGGAGTTCCTGGGTGTCagtttgatccagggcaaacaggcatagaggtttacagcatggaaacataccctttggcccaacttgtccatgccaccctttttttaaaacccctgagctcgtcccaattgtccgcatttcgcccatattcctctgtacccatgtctaaatgctttttaaaatacaaaattgtaccccctctactactacctctggcagcttgttccagacactcaccaccctctgtgcgaaacaattgcccctttggacatttttctatctctcccctctcaccttaaacctatgccctccagttttagactcccctatctttgggaaaagatattgactatctagctgatctatgcccctcattattttataggcctccataacatcaccctcagcctcctcagaccaagagaaaaaagtcccagtctatccagcctctccttataactcaaaccatcaagtccggtagcatccgagtaaatctctactgcactctttctagtttcataatatcctttctataatagggtgaccagaactgtacatagtattccaagtgtggccttaccaatgtcttgtacaacttcaacaagatgtccgaactcctgtattcaatgttctgaccaatgaaaccaagcatgccgaatgccttattctccactctgtccacctgtgactccactttcaaggagctatgaacatatacccttAGATCTTTTTgtgctataactctccccaacacctaccattaactgagtaagtcatacatagaacatagaccaggcccttcggcccacgatgttgtgccgagctttatctgaaacaaagatcaagctatcccactccctatcatcctggtgtgctccatgtgcctatccaataaccacttaaatgttcctaaagtgtctgactccactatcactgcaggcagtccattccacaccccaaccactctctgcgtaaagaacctacctctgatatccttcctatatctcccaccatgaaccctatagttatgcccccttgtcatacctccatccacccgaggaaatagtctttgaacgttcactctctctgtccccttcatcattttataaacctctatttagtctcccctcaacctcctccgctccagagagaacagcccaagctccctcgacctttccttcaaaccaggcagcatcctggtaaatctcctctgcactctttccagcgcttccacatccttcttatagtgaggtgatcagaactgcacacaatattccaaatgtggtctcaccaaggtcctgtacagttgcagcataaccccacggctcttaaactccaaccccctgttaataaaagctaacacactataggccttcttcacagctctatccatttgagtggcaaccttcagagatctgtggatatggaccccaagatctctctgttcctccacagtcttcagaaccctacctttgacgctggaatccacatttaaatctgtcctaccaaaatgaatcacctcacatttatcagggttaaactccatctgccatttttcagcccagctttgcatcctatctatgtctctttgcagtctacaacagccctccacctcatccactactccaccaatcttggtgtcatcagcaactttactgatccacccttcagccccctcctctaggtcattaataaaaatcacaaatagcagaggaccaagcactgattcctgtggcactccgctagcaacctgcctccagtcctaaaattttccattcaccaccaccctctgtcttcgatcagatagccagatacctatccaatcggccaactttctctctatcccaacctccttactttcatcataagccgaccatgggggaccttatcaaacgccttactaaaatccatgtatatgacatcaactgccctaccttcatcaacacacttagttacctcctcaaaaaattctatcaaatttgtgaggcacgacttgcccttcacgaatccgtgctgactatcccggattaatccacatctttctaaatggtcataaatcccatccctaaggaccttttccatcaacttaccaaccaccgaagtaagactaaccggcctataattaccagggtcatttctattccctttcttaaacagaggaacaacattcgccactctccagtcctctggcaccatccccgtggaccgtgaggacccaaag
Encoded here:
- the LOC144482848 gene encoding ER membrane protein complex subunit 4-like isoform X2: MAAGAGLANSARWHTWTLELNLSDSGSRSRDQQCGQRDSTCPVACSDKQLPDICVQETDRILVEKRFGRGGFAGRKLKPNITSGSD
- the LOC144482848 gene encoding ER membrane protein complex subunit 4-like isoform X1; protein product: MAAGAGLANSARWHTWTLELNLSDSGSRSRDQQCGQRDSTCPVACSDKQLPDICVQETDRILVEKSCWDIALDPLKQLPMNLFIMYMAGNTISILPIMMCA